One Campylobacter sp. RM16192 genomic region harbors:
- a CDS encoding dynamin family protein: MLEKFISSYKMTYFKIFGDDFYGRFKAYENALLEPKFHPSSELKDELRKLDLFLSEPVQIAIVGQFSSGKSTFLNALLGFDILPTGVTPVTARLTRIKYGENFSLRVDYKNGKELSLNVNEIAKFVDQRVYGDEVKELCIYAPNPILKLVNFIDTPGLNSLSSSDTNITKEVLDSVSSVIWLSLIENAARASELNDLKEFLQNTGKTAICVLNQKDKLSDLELENVLAHAKITFDGIFEEIIAISAKQANLARKNQDENLMLVSNFKSVLDAIDRYFISEKIKEKFVLKKCESILAQSINQHEYFCEIYEKAKEIVTKFDFELDANLERIKNKFKPKTETAFNEIKEISKFISDEILSSLKPKKKYKFISKKSLLKSDIYERQEYEMMSFDSDEIFSKLIYNDVKLSKFFRIYRRNLSILEDELKAEIDEIYKNLEREFLIYKSEFENIIKEISIHSDTEFATIRTYAGQIYRLILRDFETVKFNKLHKLSLFFEKLNLKVVASYENAIKIAVHFIKDKIENSAIAYEKDPLHFALFIPTSVETFDRVLISLNLYEFENEMLSNSSFLNKIINELRMEFGEIKEAKIEQLNSLSNRHKALKSELENLSLSFGCD, encoded by the coding sequence ATGCTTGAAAAATTTATATCCTCTTACAAGATGACATATTTTAAAATTTTCGGAGATGATTTTTACGGGCGATTTAAAGCTTATGAAAATGCGCTTTTAGAGCCTAAATTTCACCCTAGTAGTGAATTAAAAGATGAGCTTAGAAAGCTTGATCTATTTTTAAGCGAGCCTGTTCAGATCGCTATTGTAGGGCAGTTTTCAAGTGGTAAATCGACCTTTTTAAATGCTCTTTTGGGCTTTGATATTTTGCCTACAGGAGTTACACCGGTAACTGCGAGGCTCACGCGCATAAAATATGGCGAAAATTTTTCTTTAAGAGTGGATTATAAAAATGGCAAAGAGCTTAGTCTAAATGTGAATGAAATAGCTAAATTCGTCGATCAGCGCGTTTATGGGGATGAAGTTAAGGAGCTTTGTATATATGCGCCAAATCCTATTTTAAAACTTGTAAATTTTATCGATACTCCTGGACTTAATTCGCTATCAAGCTCGGATACTAACATAACCAAAGAGGTTTTGGATTCCGTTTCAAGCGTTATTTGGCTAAGTCTTATAGAAAATGCCGCTCGCGCAAGTGAATTAAATGATCTTAAAGAGTTCTTGCAAAATACTGGTAAAACAGCAATTTGTGTATTAAATCAAAAGGATAAACTAAGCGATCTTGAGCTCGAAAATGTATTGGCTCATGCGAAAATAACATTTGATGGAATTTTTGAAGAGATTATTGCTATCTCTGCTAAGCAGGCTAATTTGGCTAGAAAAAATCAAGATGAAAATTTAATGCTTGTTTCAAATTTCAAAAGTGTTTTGGATGCTATAGATAGATACTTTATTAGTGAAAAAATAAAAGAGAAATTTGTATTAAAAAAATGCGAGAGTATTTTGGCTCAAAGTATAAATCAGCATGAGTATTTTTGTGAAATTTACGAAAAAGCTAAAGAGATTGTAACTAAATTTGATTTTGAACTTGATGCAAATTTAGAGCGAATTAAAAATAAATTTAAACCAAAAACAGAGACGGCTTTTAATGAAATAAAGGAAATTTCAAAGTTTATTAGTGATGAAATTTTAAGTAGTTTAAAGCCTAAAAAAAAGTATAAATTTATATCCAAAAAATCGCTTTTAAAGAGTGATATTTACGAAAGGCAAGAGTATGAAATGATGAGCTTTGATAGTGATGAGATTTTTTCAAAGCTTATTTATAATGATGTAAAGCTTAGTAAATTTTTTAGAATTTATAGGCGAAATTTATCTATACTTGAGGATGAGCTTAAGGCTGAGATCGATGAAATTTATAAAAATTTAGAGCGTGAATTTCTGATTTATAAATCCGAGTTTGAAAATATAATTAAAGAGATTTCTATACACTCTGATACTGAGTTTGCCACGATTAGAACTTATGCGGGGCAAATTTATAGATTGATATTAAGAGATTTTGAAACGGTTAAATTTAACAAGCTTCACAAGCTCTCTTTGTTTTTTGAAAAGCTAAATTTAAAAGTAGTTGCAAGCTATGAAAATGCTATAAAAATTGCTGTGCATTTTATAAAAGATAAGATCGAAAACTCCGCCATTGCTTACGAAAAAGATCCGCTGCATTTTGCGCTATTTATCCCAACTAGTGTAGAGACTTTTGATAGGGTTTTGATATCTCTTAATTTATATGAATTTGAAAATGAGATGCTATCAAATAGCTCCTTTTTAAACAAAATTATAAATGAGCTTAGAATGGAATTTGGCGAGATAAAAGAGGCTAAAATAGAGCAGCTAAATAGCCTCTCAAATAGACATAAAGCCCTAAAGAGCGAGCTTGAAAATCTTAGTTTATCTTTTGGTTGTGACTAA
- a CDS encoding AI-2E family transporter produces the protein MVNNSRIFFGIFVFFAISLVIYLFKPFLLNIFIAALLAVATSNINVKFLELTKNSKTLSAALTTAVLFLLFIAPFIYAVIELTRQAAGFNMNNVTNTIDYIKNYDFALPASIDFLEPKFKELIANIDIKAISTKIISNLANIGKLSAKFLTDMVIIVVFVFFSFVYGNDLVSYLKEALPMQKEDTQFILSEVANVMSVVFFSIIANMILQGFLFAIITMIFGYNGFLTGIIFGFSSLIPVVGGLLAWGPISLYEFANGNTMGAITIALYTIIMISIVADTFLKPLIIKFINDRLVEIPTKINELLIFFAMIAGITTFGFWGIILGPAIVTFFLSTIKLYVLLKERSFV, from the coding sequence ATGGTCAATAATAGTAGAATTTTCTTCGGGATTTTCGTATTTTTCGCAATCTCTTTGGTTATTTATCTATTTAAGCCATTTTTGCTAAATATTTTTATAGCCGCTCTGCTAGCGGTCGCGACATCTAATATAAACGTTAAATTTTTAGAACTTACCAAAAACAGCAAAACACTATCAGCAGCACTTACTACGGCAGTTTTGTTTTTACTATTCATCGCTCCTTTTATCTACGCCGTGATAGAGCTTACAAGACAAGCAGCTGGATTTAATATGAATAACGTTACAAACACTATTGATTACATCAAAAACTATGATTTCGCACTTCCTGCAAGTATAGATTTTTTAGAACCTAAATTTAAAGAGCTGATTGCGAATATAGATATAAAAGCGATCTCGACCAAAATTATTTCAAATTTGGCAAATATTGGTAAATTAAGTGCTAAATTCTTAACCGATATGGTCATAATCGTAGTTTTTGTATTTTTCTCTTTCGTTTACGGAAACGATCTTGTAAGTTATCTAAAAGAGGCTCTTCCTATGCAAAAGGAGGATACTCAATTCATACTTAGCGAAGTAGCAAATGTAATGAGCGTCGTGTTCTTTTCGATAATAGCCAATATGATCTTGCAAGGATTTTTATTTGCCATTATAACGATGATATTTGGATATAACGGCTTTTTAACAGGCATTATATTTGGTTTTTCATCTTTAATTCCAGTAGTCGGCGGGCTACTTGCATGGGGGCCTATCAGCCTATATGAATTTGCCAACGGAAATACGATGGGAGCGATAACAATAGCGCTTTATACTATAATTATGATATCAATAGTGGCAGATACTTTTTTAAAACCATTAATAATTAAATTTATAAATGATAGACTAGTTGAGATTCCAACTAAAATCAACGAGCTTCTTATATTTTTCGCGATGATAGCAGGCATCACAACATTTGGTTTTTGGGGCATAATACTTGGCCCAGCGATTGTGACATTCTTTCTCTCCACAATTAAGCTTTATGTCTTACTTAAAGAGAGATCCTTTGTCTAA
- the ruvB gene encoding Holliday junction branch migration DNA helicase RuvB has product MDRIVEIEKVSFESEFETSLRPSKFEDYIGQEKIKQNLDVFIKAAKKRGECLDHVLFYGPPGLGKTTLAHIISNEMGVSIKMTAAPMIEKSGDLAAVLTNLQEGDVLFIDEIHRLSSAIEEVLYPAMEDFRLDIIIGSGPAAQTIKIDLPKFTLIGATTRAGMISAPLRDRFGMDFRLQFYSHEELARIVQIASVKLGKECEKSAALEVARRARATPRIALRLLKRIRDFAEVNDELIISQKRAKEALDALGVNEIGFDEMDIKYLEILLDAKRKPLGLNTIAAALSEDEGTIEDVIEPYLLANGFIERTAKGRIASGKCYETFKLKFKEDKGLFDGQ; this is encoded by the coding sequence ATGGATAGAATAGTCGAGATAGAAAAAGTAAGCTTTGAAAGCGAATTTGAAACCTCTTTAAGACCGAGCAAATTTGAAGACTACATCGGGCAAGAAAAGATAAAACAAAATTTAGATGTCTTCATAAAAGCTGCTAAAAAGCGCGGCGAATGCCTTGACCATGTGCTTTTTTACGGACCTCCTGGGCTTGGCAAGACCACTCTTGCGCACATCATCTCAAACGAAATGGGTGTAAGTATCAAGATGACGGCGGCTCCGATGATAGAAAAGAGCGGCGATCTAGCAGCCGTGCTTACAAATTTACAAGAAGGCGACGTGCTATTTATCGATGAAATTCACCGCCTAAGCTCGGCTATCGAAGAGGTGCTTTATCCTGCGATGGAGGACTTTAGGCTTGATATCATCATAGGCTCAGGACCTGCGGCACAAACGATTAAGATAGACCTGCCGAAATTTACGCTTATCGGTGCTACGACGCGAGCGGGTATGATTTCAGCTCCGCTTAGAGATCGCTTCGGGATGGATTTTAGACTGCAATTTTATAGCCATGAGGAGCTAGCCAGAATCGTTCAAATAGCCTCGGTAAAGCTTGGCAAAGAGTGCGAAAAAAGTGCCGCTCTTGAAGTCGCAAGAAGGGCGCGCGCAACTCCTAGAATCGCGCTTAGACTGCTAAAGCGGATTCGTGACTTTGCCGAAGTAAACGACGAACTCATCATCTCGCAAAAACGTGCCAAAGAGGCGCTTGACGCACTTGGAGTAAACGAAATCGGATTTGATGAGATGGATATAAAATATCTTGAAATTTTACTTGACGCTAAACGCAAGCCTTTGGGGCTAAACACAATTGCCGCCGCACTTAGCGAGGACGAAGGGACGATAGAAGACGTTATAGAGCCTTATTTGCTTGCAAACGGATTTATCGAGCGTACGGCAAAAGGACGTATCGCAAGCGGCAAGTGCTACGAGACGTTCAAGCTAAAATTTAAAGAAGACAAAGGACTTTTTGATGGTCAATAA
- a CDS encoding tetratricopeptide repeat protein has translation MKFKILILFLIFTSQIFAMQSEISQARDAFEKKDYKKVREIVTEICNKGDGYGCAVLGDIYYKGLGVKQDHKIAYEFFNKACELKNGTGCFDLALIYKKGEIVSKNIKRVFELYSKACELKEDNACTNLGVMYYNGDGVEKDHHKAFDLYYKACELYNGAACFNIASMMYEGVSTEKNYKNAFKFFDRSCYMKNALGCNALGIMYENGYGTDKNVYNAYDSYATACHMGNEDGCNALGIKFENGKIDEKKYEEYESIAASCKMGDKERCEILAKLLEKF, from the coding sequence ATGAAATTTAAAATTTTAATATTATTTTTAATTTTTACAAGTCAAATTTTTGCTATGCAGAGTGAAATATCGCAGGCTAGAGATGCATTTGAAAAAAAAGATTACAAAAAAGTTAGAGAAATAGTAACTGAAATTTGCAATAAAGGCGATGGATACGGATGTGCCGTTTTAGGAGATATATATTATAAAGGACTAGGCGTAAAACAAGATCACAAAATAGCATACGAGTTTTTTAATAAGGCTTGCGAATTAAAAAATGGGACAGGATGCTTTGATCTGGCTTTAATATACAAAAAAGGCGAAATTGTAAGCAAAAATATAAAAAGAGTTTTTGAGCTTTATTCAAAGGCTTGCGAACTCAAAGAAGACAATGCTTGCACAAATTTAGGCGTTATGTATTATAACGGAGATGGTGTCGAAAAGGATCACCACAAAGCATTTGATCTATATTATAAGGCTTGCGAACTATACAACGGAGCCGCATGCTTTAATATAGCATCCATGATGTACGAAGGAGTATCTACTGAAAAAAATTATAAAAATGCCTTTAAGTTTTTTGATCGTTCATGTTATATGAAAAACGCTCTAGGATGCAATGCGCTAGGCATAATGTATGAAAACGGCTACGGAACAGATAAAAACGTATATAACGCCTATGATTCGTATGCGACAGCTTGTCACATGGGCAATGAAGATGGTTGCAACGCGCTTGGAATCAAATTTGAAAACGGCAAAATAGACGAAAAAAAATATGAAGAGTATGAGTCCATAGCGGCATCTTGCAAAATGGGTGATAAAGAAAGATGCGAGATATTAGCAAAGCTTTTGGAGAAATTTTAA
- the panB gene encoding 3-methyl-2-oxobutanoate hydroxymethyltransferase, producing MLLKEKKITITDIKNKKLIQPIVPIVAITAYDALFARLFDDYVDIILIGDSLNLSFNGKKDTLSASTEIMMYHTKAVCAGSKRAFKVTDMPFASYTDEKMAIKNASKFFRQTDVDAVKLEGGLRVTKTIKRLCEEGISVMGHIGLMPQQVRFEGGYKVKGRISDDENRLIEEAMAIEEAGAFSMVIEGVIESVAEKVAKSVKIPVIGIGSGVNVDGQILVWSDMLGLFEEFKPKFAKHYIDGSNLVREAVQKYAEEVKNRAFPSEEYKYKI from the coding sequence ATGCTTTTAAAAGAAAAAAAAATTACAATAACCGACATCAAAAACAAAAAACTAATCCAACCTATAGTTCCCATAGTTGCGATTACAGCTTATGATGCACTTTTTGCTAGGCTTTTTGATGACTATGTTGATATTATTTTAATAGGAGATAGTCTTAATCTAAGCTTCAATGGCAAGAAAGACACATTAAGTGCTTCAACTGAGATTATGATGTATCATACAAAAGCCGTTTGTGCTGGCTCAAAACGAGCTTTTAAAGTCACGGATATGCCATTTGCAAGTTATACAGACGAAAAAATGGCTATAAAAAACGCTTCTAAATTTTTCAGGCAAACAGATGTAGATGCCGTTAAATTAGAGGGTGGACTAAGAGTAACAAAAACTATTAAAAGGCTTTGTGAGGAGGGAATAAGCGTAATGGGGCATATAGGACTTATGCCTCAGCAAGTAAGATTTGAAGGTGGATACAAAGTAAAAGGTCGCATAAGTGATGATGAAAATAGACTTATCGAAGAGGCAATGGCAATAGAGGAGGCTGGAGCATTTTCTATGGTTATTGAAGGAGTTATAGAAAGCGTGGCCGAAAAAGTAGCCAAAAGTGTTAAAATACCGGTTATAGGTATAGGTTCAGGAGTTAATGTAGACGGGCAAATTTTAGTCTGGTCAGATATGCTAGGTCTATTTGAAGAGTTTAAACCAAAATTTGCAAAGCATTATATCGATGGCTCAAATTTAGTTCGTGAAGCGGTGCAAAAATACGCGGAAGAAGTAAAAAATAGGGCATTTCCAAGTGAAGAATACAAATATAAAATTTAG
- a CDS encoding phosphorelay protein: MGILKNLEIDYSYDIVEEFLTHYSMMCELMEPLIIDLAREDRYKSSIEELFRIFHNIKSATSFMKIDPILKLTTLSEEICSEARDLRGPANDEFVDWLLIVSDQFNKYREDIEADAEFFSVLNPMIVKIPSKLDI; the protein is encoded by the coding sequence ATGGGGATATTGAAAAATCTTGAAATTGACTATTCTTATGATATTGTTGAAGAATTTTTAACGCACTATTCTATGATGTGCGAGCTTATGGAACCTCTCATAATTGATCTTGCTAGGGAGGATAGATACAAGAGTAGTATAGAGGAGTTATTTAGAATTTTTCACAATATTAAATCGGCTACATCATTTATGAAGATTGATCCTATATTAAAACTTACTACTCTTAGTGAAGAAATTTGCTCTGAAGCAAGGGATTTAAGAGGGCCTGCTAATGATGAATTCGTAGATTGGTTGCTTATTGTAAGCGATCAGTTTAATAAATATCGCGAAGATATAGAGGCTGATGCCGAATTTTTTAGTGTTTTAAATCCTATGATTGTAAAAATTCCTTCAAAGCTTGATATTTGA
- a CDS encoding DUF4102 domain-containing protein yields MANRSRVYLLDKDIRKLDIKEKRYTKSVGEPKELCIWVNPSGMKSFFLKYKDSIGKEIAYKLSDFREVFIVLMKPEETLINF; encoded by the coding sequence ATGGCAAACAGGTCAAGAGTATATTTGTTGGATAAAGATATCAGGAAACTTGATATTAAAGAAAAAAGATATACAAAGTCTGTCGGAGAACCAAAAGAGCTTTGTATTTGGGTTAACCCGAGCGGGATGAAAAGTTTCTTTTTAAAATACAAGGACTCCATTGGAAAAGAAATTGCATATAAGCTATCTGATTTTAGAGAGGTATTTATAGTGTTAATGAAGCCAGAAGAGACGCTAATAAATTTTTAA
- a CDS encoding tyrosine-type recombinase/integrase yields MINRHNSYILPTFGEMNVKQISYSDLYKVLIGLFNPKNPTSSRLETIHRIINDIRGILAPALRYGYITTDPTYRLHNDFPTVHMFNKKSGVDNRIPALSDEVSIAEFLTDLRNDNKMELSTRRAVYLQILTANRPINTVSVKWADIDLEKGLWKIPSVDMKMREEHIVCLSTYAVAVLKEQYMFSKNSQFVFPSVVAKYGHIHRDALTKAIGNLGHKNKYNGVATAHGFRATFKTICSLYDDELISLGITEKTVEECLAHKETNAIKQSYERNRSTQEKKSRLMQWYGDHLNSLSELGIAL; encoded by the coding sequence ATGATTAATAGGCACAATTCTTATATATTACCGACATTTGGCGAAATGAATGTTAAGCAAATTTCATATTCAGATCTATATAAGGTTTTAATTGGTCTGTTTAATCCAAAAAATCCGACAAGTTCTAGACTTGAAACCATTCATAGGATCATAAATGATATAAGAGGCATATTGGCTCCAGCACTTAGATATGGATATATTACTACGGATCCTACATATAGACTTCATAATGACTTTCCTACTGTTCATATGTTTAACAAAAAGAGTGGAGTTGATAATAGAATACCTGCTTTATCTGATGAGGTTTCAATAGCTGAATTTCTAACAGATCTTAGAAATGATAATAAAATGGAGCTTTCAACTAGACGAGCAGTTTATTTGCAAATTCTCACTGCAAATCGACCTATAAATACTGTCTCAGTAAAGTGGGCTGACATTGACCTTGAAAAAGGACTATGGAAAATACCATCTGTTGATATGAAGATGAGAGAGGAACATATAGTCTGTCTAAGCACATACGCAGTAGCTGTTTTAAAAGAGCAGTATATGTTCTCTAAAAACAGTCAATTCGTATTTCCTAGTGTAGTGGCTAAATATGGTCATATCCATAGAGACGCTCTTACCAAGGCTATTGGAAATTTAGGACACAAAAATAAATATAATGGAGTAGCTACAGCTCACGGCTTTAGAGCAACTTTTAAAACTATCTGCTCGCTTTATGATGATGAACTTATCTCTCTTGGTATAACAGAAAAGACGGTAGAGGAGTGTCTAGCTCACAAAGAGACTAATGCTATAAAACAGTCATATGAAAGAAATAGAAGCACACAAGAGAAAAAGAGTAGGCTAATGCAGTGGTATGGCGACCATCTAAATTCTTTAAGTGAACTGGGAATTGCACTATAG
- a CDS encoding DUF1425 domain-containing protein, producing MKKISILLVAVLMFLGCSPKTQNIFLPSHGGTSLIQADGISEDVIRDVRHRINQNGLLEAEIVFFSSSTQNIFYKLTWFDEGGFVLRDSITDEYRTIYLNKNREAVVKYLASNKDAKTFKIYITNKGTK from the coding sequence ATGAAGAAAATTTCAATATTACTAGTTGCTGTGTTGATGTTTTTAGGTTGCTCGCCAAAAACTCAGAATATATTTTTGCCTTCACATGGCGGAACAAGTTTGATTCAGGCAGATGGCATATCAGAGGATGTTATTAGAGATGTCCGCCATAGGATAAATCAAAATGGTTTATTGGAGGCAGAGATAGTATTTTTTAGCTCCAGTACACAAAATATTTTTTACAAACTTACTTGGTTTGATGAAGGTGGTTTTGTGTTAAGAGATTCTATTACTGATGAATACAGAACTATTTATTTGAATAAAAATAGAGAGGCTGTTGTTAAGTACCTTGCTTCAAATAAAGATGCAAAAACTTTTAAAATTTATATTACCAATAAGGGGACAAAATGA
- the lpoB gene encoding penicillin-binding protein activator LpoB, with the protein MKSKILMSAVLAAFLMTGCATSQPVYTDGKATQVKKGDALTLGLDREDFEAAAETMIQSLLSDPAFVNLQPGVRKVVAMGRVVNDTALRIDTEKLTAKITQAMRRSGKFVLTSAVAAGGALDSMSHDVRELRKDDEFNQKTIAKKGALVAPDFSLAGKIRQDNVKLSNGKTQVEYFFLLRLTDLNSGLVYWEDEKTIDKTGSSKSVTW; encoded by the coding sequence ATGAAAAGCAAAATTTTAATGTCGGCAGTTTTAGCTGCATTTTTAATGACAGGTTGCGCTACTTCTCAGCCAGTTTATACTGATGGCAAAGCTACACAAGTTAAAAAAGGTGATGCTCTCACACTAGGGCTTGACAGAGAGGATTTTGAAGCGGCTGCCGAAACGATGATACAAAGTCTTTTGAGCGATCCTGCTTTTGTAAATTTACAGCCTGGTGTTAGAAAAGTGGTTGCTATGGGTAGAGTCGTAAACGATACAGCACTTAGAATAGATACTGAAAAATTAACAGCCAAGATAACTCAAGCAATGCGCAGAAGCGGTAAATTTGTACTTACCTCAGCAGTTGCAGCTGGCGGCGCACTTGATTCTATGAGTCATGATGTTAGAGAGTTGAGAAAAGATGATGAATTTAATCAAAAAACAATAGCCAAAAAAGGCGCTTTAGTGGCTCCTGATTTCTCTTTGGCAGGTAAAATTCGTCAAGATAACGTAAAGCTTAGCAATGGAAAAACACAGGTTGAGTATTTCTTTTTGTTAAGACTAACAGACCTTAACTCAGGACTTGTTTATTGGGAAGATGAAAAGACAATAGATAAAACAGGCTCTAGTAAGTCAGTTACTTGGTAA
- a CDS encoding DUF6844 domain-containing protein, translating to MKKIFLGALALSMVLYGNEAIQEKNIKNTSINVNSEQSADIEQKDIDEQNTLSDASILKKAKTVDDFFKDFQNEIADKYDNATWGEVITNNETGTSKTFYKAKEAVAFDPGDTDHAKGLSIAYDRALLNLQSEYIKDNFGKIGIQKLNQYINDDSTGVDKIDPLPQGSTMEQIIAKIGQFAGAKLDQALRDLGIEPTNLTEERKKILFADKFTAKMLTNATGSMSGLVPVKTYVARREVDDGKYVYEVGIVAVISDITRQVARDMSYNRKSNIKGKGKKIREYLPQKDEDFLNEYGIRMVYDQNGAPIIISYSQWSFSYPANSKAYFIAQREQIAKDTASQKADSAIVEFIKTNINLVREGETGQNTEQSIKETRNLLTGESKQETFDPQKIIDKALKNIKANAKGDLPGIRTLTDWSVKDEHGIKRVGVVRFYSFKNYENSKKATTFNEPKEEKKTAKTKQNTNSKSRESKMVNSLDDF from the coding sequence ATGAAAAAGATATTTTTGGGTGCTTTAGCTTTGAGTATGGTTTTGTATGGAAACGAAGCTATTCAAGAAAAAAATATTAAAAATACTTCTATAAATGTAAATTCAGAACAGTCAGCAGATATTGAACAAAAAGATATTGACGAACAAAATACTCTTTCTGACGCAAGCATTCTAAAAAAAGCAAAAACAGTAGATGATTTTTTCAAAGACTTTCAAAATGAAATCGCAGACAAATATGATAATGCAACTTGGGGAGAAGTAATTACTAACAATGAAACTGGCACTTCTAAAACTTTTTATAAAGCAAAAGAAGCAGTTGCTTTTGACCCGGGTGACACTGATCATGCAAAGGGTTTATCTATTGCCTATGATAGAGCACTTTTAAATTTACAATCTGAATACATTAAAGATAATTTTGGGAAAATCGGTATTCAAAAATTAAATCAATACATCAATGATGATTCAACAGGCGTAGACAAAATAGATCCTCTCCCGCAAGGCAGCACAATGGAGCAAATTATCGCAAAAATAGGTCAGTTTGCGGGAGCTAAGCTTGACCAAGCATTGAGGGACTTAGGAATTGAGCCGACTAATTTAACAGAAGAGCGAAAGAAAATTCTATTTGCGGATAAATTTACTGCAAAAATGCTAACAAATGCAACAGGGAGCATGTCGGGTTTAGTTCCTGTAAAAACATATGTTGCAAGAAGGGAAGTAGATGATGGTAAATATGTTTATGAGGTTGGTATAGTTGCTGTTATTTCAGATATTACAAGGCAGGTTGCAAGAGATATGTCTTATAATAGAAAGTCAAACATAAAAGGTAAAGGTAAAAAAATAAGAGAGTATTTACCACAAAAAGATGAGGATTTCTTAAACGAATATGGAATTCGTATGGTTTATGATCAAAACGGAGCACCTATAATTATAAGCTACTCTCAGTGGAGTTTTTCATATCCTGCAAATAGCAAGGCTTACTTTATAGCACAAAGGGAACAAATAGCAAAAGATACTGCATCTCAAAAAGCTGATTCTGCAATTGTAGAATTTATAAAAACCAATATTAATCTTGTAAGAGAAGGTGAAACAGGACAAAATACAGAGCAGTCAATCAAAGAAACAAGAAATTTGCTAACCGGAGAAAGTAAACAAGAAACTTTTGATCCTCAAAAAATCATAGATAAAGCTCTTAAAAACATAAAAGCAAATGCTAAAGGAGATTTGCCAGGCATAAGAACTCTTACAGACTGGTCGGTGAAAGATGAGCATGGAATAAAAAGAGTTGGTGTCGTTAGATTTTATTCTTTTAAAAACTATGAAAATTCTAAAAAAGCAACAACTTTTAATGAGCCAAAAGAAGAGAAAAAAACAGCAAAAACAAAACAAAATACAAATTCTAAGTCAAGAGAATCAAAAATGGTCAATAGTCTTGATGACTTTTAG